The following proteins are encoded in a genomic region of Brachypodium distachyon strain Bd21 chromosome 1, Brachypodium_distachyon_v3.0, whole genome shotgun sequence:
- the LOC100827338 gene encoding E3 ubiquitin-protein ligase EL5-like, whose product MIAIAGAVVAGAAAAAAVLVLRSSRDDDDDVRPEGAVAAVWPSQECAVCLSELVAGTTGGSCDSEVRMLAGCGHGFHEECIGRWLPLRPECPLCRCPVPVPEAEGESTEAAVVAVAPQAAAWSRPARIACGFGDGRVVWTRSPPTVFD is encoded by the coding sequence ATGATCGCCATTGCCGGAGCGGTGGTGGCCGGTgcggcagccgcagcagcggTTCTTGTCTTGAGATCGTcgcgcgacgacgacgacgacgtgaGGCCCGAAGGAgccgtggcggcggtgtggccaTCGCAAGAGTGCGCGGTGTGCCTGTCGGAGCTGGTGGCCGGGACGACGGGAGGAAGCTGTGACTCTGAGGTGCGGATGCTGGCGGGGTGCGGGCACGGGTTCCACGAGGAGTGCATCGGCAGGTGGTTGCCGCTGCGCCCCGAGTGCCCGCTCTGCCGCTGCCccgtgccggtgccggaggcGGAAGGTGAGTCCACGGAAGCCGCCGTGGTGGCTGTCGCGCCGCAGGCAGCCGCCTGGTCGCGGCCGGCGAGGATTGCGTGCGGCTTCGGCGACGGGAGGGTGGTGTGGACGCGTAGCCCACCCACCGTCTTTGATTAA